TTTGGAGAAAATGTAGCTCAAATCACTTTCAGATTCCACCTGCTTCTCTTGGAAACAATCAATGGAAGAGTCTTGAGCTACAAGTGTCTGAATCTCTACTTGGCTCAATAAGCTAATTTTGCATAGGGTGGGACAGATGACAGGAAAagattaatatatatatatatactggatcatatttgtttcttaaaacagaaaaatctctaCATTTGCTGACACCAGATCAAGCAAAATAACAGTTGCAAAATCCTCTTCCCTGCTCAGCCAAGTCTGACACTAGGCTTCTCAGAGGGAACAGAAGCATCCGGTAATTGAGTTCTGAACCAAAACAAGACTTCAAGTACTTCATCTGCCTTTACTTTCTTTCCAAACAGTGATCTTCAATTATATTGTTGGGtaacagacaaaagaaatacaaagatacACAAATGCCTAGTCTTCacttgtttaaagaaaaccaatatAAAAGAAAGCTATATAAAAATAGTTATTACTTTGTTCGCATTAAGGCTTTGCTGTATGATAGTTATTATGTGGTTTAAGTGTGTTTAAGAAACCCAACActactttttccttccccagcatGGACATACAACATAGCTGGTCTTCCAAGTAGTTCTGCATCTTCTTTAGCTTGATACTCacttcctttctgcagaaaagaggCGACACCCCAGTACTTCATCTTGAACTTGGCAGGATCCTCTGTGTCAGTGAAAGAGCCAATCATGTCAGCACAGACATCCCAGTTACTGTTGCCAGAGAGAATGAAAACACCACATTCAAACCCCGCAGCACAGATTCAGTGTGACTGTGTCACTAGTACAAGCATGGCACGTAAGATTAGAAAACCAGTAAGTGAAGCAAAAACTTAGTGAAATGGAACAAGAGGAAGATTGCAAGAACTTACTTAAAGAGTCTGACTCTGCCCTTTGCAGTGGCACTCATTTGTCCATTCTCATCTACAGTGAACTGGGCTACCACGTTGTCCTGCAGAAACAGCCCCTCAGGATCTTTTTTTGCCATGGCATACCAGGTGCCACTGTACTGCAAGGAAATAAGAAAGGCTGCAGTTAGACCTAGAAGTATGGAAAACATTACAAATAGACATCACAAACTAGGGGAGACAACAGAGGGGAGGACACGCAGATCTTTGATACCATACCTCAAAGCTGCACCTGAGAAACGAATCTAGGTGTTCCGACAGCATAAACCTGGCAATATGTCCTAGTGGAGCCCGGGTTCATGAAAGAATTGATATTTTTTGCTATCTTATTTGTATCTGCAGTTCTCCAGTATTTAGAATACAAAATTTGGTGGAAAGAGGGTAACAACTGGCAGATCTTGACAGATCTATGtataaatgtttttccttgcaTTGGTCTGAAAACACCAGTGTATTAGTTTTTCATAGACACAACCAAGTCACTATACTCCTTTTGTTTAGACCATACAGTTTGAGACTGGTCTGCTAAACCTCAGTTTCTGCAGTATTCCTTTACCAGATCCATCAGGATCCAGCATCTGTGGAGATGCGGACAACATCACACACTTTTGCTGTTTCCCAGCATTGCAGTCTGTGACTGAGTGAAAATGCGAACACACTGGTGCTACTGAATGCCAAATTTTATAGTCTGCGAAGATGAGCCAAGCAAGACAAACACAGATCCAGGAGAGAAAGATTTACCCTGGTCTTGTCGAAGTTCTCCTTGACTTTGAAGCTGCTTACTCGGCAGTCCCGCTCCGccgtgctgctgcccagcaaggCCAGTGCCAgtagcagcagccagggcagagctctCTCCTTGTGGGCcatcctgtccctgcagcaacagcaaacaaacagagAATAGCATCAGAAAAAGACTCTGTCACACAAGTGAGGAAGTGAGGAAGGCTGCCCTGACAGGTCCCCAGGGCATCGTGCAGCTTTCCCTGACGCATGTGCAGGCAATGCACCAGTTGTCCCCAGCCCACCACAGCAGGGTCCCTTACAGACAGTGGCGGTTCCTGTAGCCTCTTGATGGCAAGTGTTGATGGCAGTGGCAGACAGGGAATGCTTTATGTAGTCCTGGGGCTTTCGCAACCCCCCCCTGCCAAGGTACAAAGCTAGCATTGGAGGGGGAGTAGGGAGGTGGGTTGATgcatgctgcaggctggggccCCTTCATAACAGCCTCTTGTGTAATACCCATGGGCTCAGGTGGTCTTTGACCCTGACCTGCACGCAAGCAGGCACTAAGAGCAAATGCCTCTCTTTGGTTTTCCTAACCCAAAGGCAGAACTCACACCCTGGGGAAGGGGTATGCATATGTGGggagagcaaaggaaaagagatgtACCCCATCTTTGCACGGTGGAGAGCAAGTTGCCTCcacattttctgtgattttacaCACTCCAGTCCAAAGTCCTTCTTACCCAATGTGCTCAACCCAGTTACAAGGTGCAGACTTgtttcctccatctcctccccaaattcctttcctctcttcccctgaTAAACGGTGGCAAACATCAGACTTGCAAGTTTCTGAAAACCTGGTTGTGCCAGAACTTCTTCAGGTCCTCATGACTTGTTCCCTCTCGCTTCCCAAAGGCTGGCTTGAGTGATAAACCATCTCATGATCAGCTCCCAGGGACAGGAACTGAGGCCCTGCAAatcttcaggaaaatgaaagagcacTTTGTGTGGTACTGCAAAGGTGGCAGGACATATGTGTGGCCTGCAAATACCCGAGTGCATGTACATAGCACATCTGACCCTTTTGACATCAATTTTAAATCACAGCTTCCAGAATTTCTATACTGATTTTGGCAAATTGTTTTCAGTTATATAAACCATTATTTTCTCCTGTCCAGGCAAGTTTTGCTGCCTCTCAGTCAATATTTGTTCTATAGTTTCAACATCTTTAGGAAGCATTAGAGAAAAcctgttaattattttctagACATGTAACCAGAGCAGGAGAGGAACGATTATTACCAAGAGAACTAATTCACCCACTTTTTTACCTCCcagttttgaaagaataaaGGCAGAAGCCTGTTAATTGAAATGTCTGTGTTCATTACTTTAAGAattaagcaaaaatataatttaaatatggAGATACTGATGtagtataaaaaaatacttcaatagTAGCTAATGTACAGAATTACAACAATCTTTTCAGCATGGCCTTTCCCAGAAATTTACTTCAGCCATCTATTCCCTTtgtatattaataaaaatattaaacttttaCTTCTGCTGCCCTTTACAATCTTTTTCATATGTAATGCAAACAGTGGCACAGCCTGTttaatttatcttccttttctgctttgtcttttctgcttttatccAAGCCTTTTTGCTTGGAGAGTATATTTTCATTCACTTTCTCAAACAGATGCTCAGGGCTGTTCCAAGTCTGCTCTGAAGCCTTTGAGTTTCTGGGTAACATCAGATGATAAAAATTCCATTGTGTTTAATATTAAGCTTTTATTTGGAGTAAAGAACATACTTAATACAGGTAACTAGAAAGGTTGATGCATATTAACCTTCCTGAAGCTTTCAACAAGTAGTTTTTCAATAAGCCCACGTTTCcatttttaaactgagattTTCAAGTTTGCTAATTTCCACAGAGACTGAAGAGAAACAGTAATCTATATCCCTCTGGTGGCTTTTAAAACCTTGCTCCAGCCTCTGGCAATGGTGATGCCTGTTATATATCTCTGCATTTTTACAAAACTTTTACAAAACACTCACTAGTCTTAATATATAAATTCATCATAAGCTTACAAGATCAATATCAACatggattttctttgtttggtgCCTCACATGACTGATGGTAAGAAGAAGGACTATAGCTTAATTTATAAGCTTTAAATCTATTACTTTCTTTAATACCaaggaaaacaattatttttttattctctacCAATTCATGAAACATTATTATTTCTCCTAAGTTTGTCCTCCTCAAAAATCTGTATATTGCTTTATATTCCCAGAGAAGTTGTTTCGGGATCAAAACTATTACTATAAAATTTTGTTAATAACATAATTATCCATGAAAATTCTATGGCACAggttttcaaagcttttctttaattGTGTGCCTCCACTGATCTCTGCAATGGTTGGCAGCTCATACTCGTGGAGGTGCCTGGCAGAGACTTAGAAATTATAACTTTAATTCATTCAGCTCCTCAAGTTTGGGATCTCTACAAAACTAGGCAATGCCTCAGAAAACTCTTCTTTTGAACTGTTATCATTGTGGCGTTGTGGGATCTACTACAGCGAAGTCACACCAGTCTTTCCCAGTCAGgtttcagcagcagaagaggatcTGGGCAAGTCAGTACAATTTGAATGTTATGTAGTAAAAGTTTGGCTGTATGCTTCTTCTGGTTTAGCTATACTTCCAACTCTGCCTGCTTGAGACACAGTTTACAGTAACAAAGTCCTTTCACAGTTACAGCTACAGCACTTCTGTGGTTCAATGAGACAAACTTTTTAGGCAAAAAGTCTCCTCTCTTGTCAGTTACAGCTAGATCGGGAGTGTATTGGCGGAGGGATGGATGGTTGCTGGCTGAATAGCATTGTTATGGCAATTCAAGGGTGAATTTTTTCTCAGTCCTAACAGATGTAGCTATGCCAGCACAACTATGTAAACTCATAAACAGTGTAAACTTTGCCTCAGTTAATCATCATTTGGATTGACTTGGGCTATGGGTTCGGTTGAGAAATGATGCCAGCAAGTGATCCTCATCCAGATCTTTGGAACCTGGATATACCCCTTGCAGATTTGCACTTCTCACGCAAACAGAAGGGAACACAATTTGGGCCAGGATTTCAATTGATTCTGAGAGCAACGTGCATAGATGAAGTCAATGGCATCAAACGATTGCTGGGTTCTGGGAAAGCTCaaacaattaaattaaaaaaattattaaaatcttgATAACACATAAACATGTAAACCAAGCTTGATAAATTTCATATATGAAATTTCCCATTATAATGTCTGAAACTGGCTGCATATTTTGAATACTATAGGAAGTTTTTTAatagtatgtatttttttgaacCGTGTTTaattgaaggggaaaaaaagtcttctgcCACTGAATTTTGCCAAGAGGCCAAAAAGGGGCTAACTCTGgcagtgattctgtgattgaaatattttttacattaatagCCTGTAAAATTCTGCAATATTTTCCATTAGGAatagcaacagaaaatacacagaaaaggtcagattttcaaaggaaatggcagaaaaaatctttcattgtAGCAGttattttagtttcatttatgatttttttaaaaaaaggaagaaacgAGAGTCaaattacaatttaaaacatttttaacactGCTACACTGAagctttaaatattaaaagaactAGAATTGGATTTGCGGTCACAAGAATAAGTCTAGCTCTCGAGAGAAAGCTGTTTCAAAGAACTGGTAATAGGAAATGAAGCACCCATTTCCAGCCAGACTGCACATAGACTGAAGGACTTTTTGCTGCCTTCTtatggttatttatttatagaatgCCATTCACAAACACAGGTATCCATTAAACTTGTAGAAGCAGAATTTGCAGGGGAATGAATGACTGCTGTGTGCACAGAGAAGTGGATCCAAGAGTAGCCACGGCCCTGTTGAACCAGACTCATATTTACAAGTGACAACAAATGGCATGAGCTGAGCCAAGGAGCTCCGTGTACTTTGTAAGGGACAACTATGTACACTGTCACCATCACAACTGTTCCCCTTGGTGGCAGTCTGAGTACAGAGGTCAAGGACAGAAGAGAATTGAAAGGATTGGCCTTTGCACCATGCCAGCCTATGTGCTACCTGTTTTTGTAATTTAAGGACGTGACATTCTGCTTAAGGAGTAAATTTGCATTGAACTCTTTATAAACAGTATTTAAACAAAcctagtttatttttttttaattctctttagCAAACCTTTCTGAGGATTGTGATTCTgaattgaaatgtttttctagaTGTATTACTAAAACATAAAACACTTGAAACAAAGATATATTTTGCCAACAGGCTGGCCAGCCTGGTGAGGACAGCTTTAAACCATGAATGATAAAGGTATGGACATACTGGAGCGAGTCCAATAAAGAGCCATGAAGATCATTGATCAATAAGAGAATTTGACAAAAGgagaggctgaaagagctgggactgttcagcctgaaaAGAAGGCTTGCAGGATCTTACCAAGTGTACGCATATCTAGCAAGAGGGTATGAAGAAGACAGTCAGACCCTTCTCAGCAGCACTGAGTAATGTTCTCAGTAATAAAAAATGGTCAGGTAGCCCAAGATCATAGGGAAGTAAATGTGAGAGTGGATGAGATTGATGGCTGCTGTCCCTTGCTCAGTCCATTCATGCCAAGCTACCAAGAAACCCATGCTCAGAGTCAAAGCTACAGTGCATTTGGCCACCCAGGTTAACTTCTTCATGCTAGACTGGCCATTTACTTCAGGAAATCTTCCCTAGAATCTAAAATCTCTGTTGACTACTTATTTCGTGAGCCCCCAGAGCTCATCATTGGTAGTTGTAAGGGAGCATGAAAATTTGCAGCCATATGGAAAAAGCAGCTAACTTACTATCTTCGGTgttcatatttttaagattatttttgtgAGAAAAGGGgcagaagattattttaaaaggaacaaatgTTGAGGTTGTTCACAAAGGCCCCCCAAACACCAGAACAGTGacatcaaaacatttcagtacCAAAAATTGGCTATGTTAGGAGCACATGGTACCTGTTGTAAATAcctcaaaaataaattctcaaactaataatttagaaaaaaatcaataatattttgaatattaatCTCTGATGTCCAGCCAGTGGCCACAAAATTATCCACATCAAAAGCCATGCAATTGAAACAAACATATTTGATCtgtgtttcttcagaaaatctTAACTGAATGAATCATATTAACTCCTATCAAGATGGACAGAGATGCTCGGATACAAACACTGAGCTGAACTGGGAAACCTTATAAATACCTTTGACGTTTATGTGCTGCTTGAATCTATTTAAATAACTACTTCTGCCAGTTATCCTTCTTAGGGGTTTCCAGGTATCACAAGGGCTCAGGAATGGTCTGCTACTGAGAACCACTCCATAAATAGTTTGATTTCTGAGGTAACTATGAACGTCAAAGGCAAATGACATCATATGTATTAAAATCACAAAGCACAGACATTTCTGATATTCTATGAAAtcaaaagaatttgaaaaatttaGCATCCTGCTTATCTGCTCTCAAATCAAACAGCCTCAGCATGGAAGAGAATCAAAGCCAAATGCatattatttttgcctttaaaaatgcagtgaaaatgaCTGTATGCAATTAGCTTCCAGTGTTAAACCTTGGTGTGTATAACAGAtcttatattaaaatatatttttttaataggtgaTCCTATTAAAAAATGCTGGGAAAGATGATAGCAAAATCATGTTTAAAACTaccagaaatatgaaatattttttttgtatagtTTCTTATAATAAACTCAACTACAAATGTGAACTAACATTACTAAAAATAGAATGTTCAATAGTGTGGAAAACAAGGAAAGTAAAGGAGatagaatagaaaataaacGCACTATTCAAGCACAGGAACTTTAAAATTCATTACAATGCCAGTgctcaaaaatgtttaaatggtctaatttacaaaatttattaaaatgctatgaaaaacaaaaaagcatcaaTACAAATACACTGTATTTTCCTAACTCTAAAATGCAGACTTCTGTAAATGTAAGGTGCATTTATGTatgaaacaacattttaatttctatcACATCACTTCAGCTTCTGGGATTGCCTTAATTATTCATGTTAGTCAATATGTACACAGAGTTCATGATGATACATAATATGattaataaagcattttttttaaaaaaagccaaccgAACTGTCTTCTAAACataaacttcataaaaaaacTTCTATTGGTTTCTGATACTTCTTTCCATGCCATTTCACAAACACTTTACAGAGCAACAGTGCAATTGTAAGAGTGAAtctaaattaagaaaacaaaaaataattgtttgatGATTTAGGAATGATTACTGGACAATCCAGCTACATCTGGAATATTTTGTTACAATGAAAGGTTTATACCTTACAGTAGTGCCTAATTAAAATACGGTCTTAATTTGTTATGTCAAAGTACTAATAGTGTAATTTATCATTTGTAAAAACAGCTGGGCATGAGGGAGATTTGGTGGAACCATGATAAGCATTTTAGGTGATCTtgcatattgaaaaaaaacaggGACACATGATAATAAAACTGTTAGCTTACAAAAATGTAACCCACCATCCCGCCGCCCCCAAAGAAAACCGTGTAACTCAGTCAGGTTGGCTATCTCCACTTACCCTCCAGACAGTGACAGGCTGCTCTATTTCATAGAATTAATGTAATCACAATATAAAAAAACAACTAATGTTTGTAAAGCTGGTTTCTTACATGCAATAAAGATGAATGTGTAAATGTTATATAGAAGATAATCCTCTAGAATGTTTTAGCTGGGCATAAGACAGATCCTCTATAGACCCTTCCTACTTCAAAGAAACTACTACGTAGACTGTTCCAAAGTCAGTAAGAAAATATGACAGaacaaataatgcaaaaaaaaaatatgttactATTCCTTTACACAATTTCATTGGAGCTCTTCAACAgcctcttttttaaaagagcatcCTGAAAAGTATTGAGCTAGAAATTAGGAAGATGACAGatgaagagaaataatttaacTCTACGTGTAAATACATAGATTCTTTTCAAGTCtctattgcttttatttgtattgaTCAAATCATGAAACTATTCAAAGACTAAGATATATGTGCATTTCTTCTGTGCGTTTCTTGTGGTCGTACATGCGTACAATGGTGAGAACttcttgctgtgctgaagttgcAAAGTCTTGCCACAAAGTTAGTATCACCAGTTCACACCAGTAAAGAAGATGCTGCAACCTCACACACCCACCAATGAGGGTCCTATCCTGTCGCCTAAGCTGCTAGGGGTAAGTAGCCCAGCCAGCAAAAAAGAACCAGGCTAGAGTGTGTCCATATACTGTGCTGATTTTCATATGCATTTTCAAATCTTTATGGCAACTGCAGTCTGGCAAAAATTACTGTCTTACACAGCATTTTGTATCACagtcaaagggaaaaataatgtaCTGAGTTAGCTGCCATTACACACCAATCACTGACCTGTTCTTTGTGCACAAGAGGATCAGTGTCAGTTGCTCATGTTGATTCTTTTAGATCTGCTGATAAAAATGGATGTTGACACACTGTGGCCTCTGGTAGACAAAGTTGTACTTTGACAATTACTCTtaccaaattaaaaattgtCAAGGGGTGTAGGCTCTTCTTTTCTTAATCCAAGAATCTATTTCCGCTTTTGATCAATGTGGATGCCACAAATAGCAATAAGAGTAATTAAATTGCGTCCCTCTTACTATGCTGAAATTCAGATCTGTTTCAATGAACACAGATCATTGGCTGGCACTCAATTTATACTCAGCCTTCTCACTCACGTAGCCATGGGGTGTTTGCTCCTAAAATTTAACACATAGCTCCTTTTCCATTCATGTGAGTATTGCTGAACTTCTGATGGCAGGAAACTTCAAACATGTTATAAAGCTACAACCAGAGTCGAGATTCCCTCTTTGCCCACTATTTGACACTTATTACCATTTTCCTGCTATTTAAGAGAGCAAAGATCTTCcactttttctgaagaaggtaATAGAAGAAACTTGCAGGACCCTGCCTGGTTATTTATGCTTACAGAGTAAAAATCTTACTGTCTCCTGAACTCAGTTTGAATTCAAactattttctgattttattctttcctttaggctatccatttttaaaaaatattacatataaGTCATATCTGGCTGTGTTGAGTCAAATTCTAATTCTTTTGCTCCATCTTCACCTGGGTAAATTACTTAGGCAAGTTCAGACTTTTATAAAGTCTAGGATTTCACCCATTTTATGCATATATAACTTcataattatttacttttagTAATCCAATTTTGATCATCTCCTGACTGTTTCACGAAAAAGtaaattttgcagttttgaaatCTTCTCTTTAgtattctgttttcctccccttttaAGTACCTCTCACAAACACACGTGTACATCTGTGCACGTGTATAATGTGGGCTAAGCATCTAAGTGGAATTCGTCATACTAAGTTTCAATGGAAATTTTTGTGTGTACCAAACAATATATATACTGTGAATGAAGGGAAGAACATACAGGTATACATATCTACACATTTTATAAGGTCTAAGAAttaattgattattttaaaatgctaaaattatTCCCTTAGGATTTATGAGCTAAGAACGCTCAGGGATTTAGTGTCCTGACATCTCTTTAATTAGCAGTTACCAAGATCTCACACTAAGAAGATGCTAATCCAGTGCCTTCTGTCATATCTCAAGAGTTTCAGAAGGCTTGGAAGCCACAGGGGAAGGTGAATGTACTATGCCAGTGAGCTATACAATATGTACAAATTACCATTTTCTCACTAGTATCAGGTTAGGACTTCTTGCTACCACTCCTGCTTTGGTGGTGATGCAGTTCTAAAAGAAATCTTAAGAACAATCCAGCAGAAATGGGTGAGGTAAATAAAGATGCCGTCGAAAAATACTTGGAGAACAATCCCCAGTTTGCCAAGGAGTATTTTGACCGAAAAATGAGGGCAGAAGTTCTGGGAAGTATCTTTAAGGTGAGCCCTGGAGATGTGAAGGAAGGAGTCAGCTTCAAAGATATGTCCCGCCTGGAGGAGTGTAACATACTTTTTGAGCTCCTAACAGAAGTCCAGGATGAAGGAGGCACTATGGAAAAGACAGTGCACAAGACCCTGCAgaggctggcacagctgctggcagctgatCGGTGTAGTATGTTTGTTTATCGTTCCCGAAATGGTATTCCAGAGGTAGCCACCAGGCTTCTTGATGTGACTCCAACTTCCAAGTTTGAGGACAATTTGGTGGACCCAGACAATGAGACTGTTTTTCCTCTGGACATCGGGATAGCAGGATGGGTTGCTCACACCAAGAAGTTTTTTAATATACCTGATGTGAAAAAGGTAAGTGACTTCTCTGGGGGAATGGGTGTCTGTGCATTTGTTTACCCAGCTTCCTGCACAGGGCTTACGGTACAAATTCATTCTTCAAAAACACCCCAGAGACCAAAAgcatgagaaaagcagcagcagagcttccTTAAAATCCAGTAGAACCATATTATGTAGCCTAGTGAGATATTTCCAGTATCCTTGCACAACAGTTGTAATGTAATTTACTATAATAAGGGAGAGGAATATTAGATTAATAGAGATCAGTAAGTACTGCATTTCTGTTGAACGAGGCAGGTTCCTATTCTGTTTTCCAGTATGGGCTTGCAAGCGTTCTCCCTTATCATTCCATACTGCCAAACATGCACCTCTGAATACAACTAATTTGCAGCTTTTGTAATGAGGTTAATTTCTTATAGGTAGGTGAATGAAGCCAGATGAAGGTGATGCCAACATACACGTTCAGTTTCAAgtctgtatttgtatttaaaatggcTCCAAATTCTGATTATGTCCAGGTCCAGGGCTTTTGTTCAGAACCATCTATAGAACTAGATTAGTAAGTCAGAGCTGCTCTGACATTTTCAAAGTTCCTGTTGAATTTGCACAGAATCACCTTCTTTAGTTATGGTGCTGATAAGGGTTACtagaaatgttaattaaaatgatGAGGGACCTAACAGAAACCAAACATGCATGAATGAGAGCTGCTTTAGAAACTGCTCCAAAATACATGCAGAAACATAAATGTGCTTTGATTGTTgtagatttctttaaaaagagctACCTTTACATTATCAAATGGTGACATCTTCATCTATTTTTAGTCTCATGTGGAAAAGCTAAGATAATTATACAAGATGACAGTGTGGCTTCTCAGTATTTCCTATACAGTCAATTTAAAATTCTGGGCCATTTTAGAGATGGAAGCTACCTCAGTGTCCTGAGCtcaatttaaataataaaactcTTTATACACTGCAATTATCTATGCTTTCCAGGAGGTAAACAAAAAGTAATGTATTTTATCATGTTAAAAGTTGGCAGACATAAAGAAATGAAGGACTACTTTTAAAGCTCTGAAACAAACGAAAATGTCTATGCGTGTGAAAAGAACATTCCAGTATATAGTAAACTACCTCAGATGTAAGTAGGAATCAGGGGAGCAAACAGAAGAATGACTGAtttgagaaaacaaatcagTTGATTTTTCACTGACCACTAAGATGCTTTTTTCAATGGCTGCTGTTCTGACAAGAAGCATCTGACTGACTGCCTCTTACCACCACATGCAGAGATTGGAGGATAATCCTTCTAAATTCATAAGGCTGATTACATGAGAAAAGATCAGGAGGATCAAGAAAGATGTGCCTTCTATCAGACACCGCACTGCTCCTTAATACCATTACACGAGAGATGCTTGGAACAGGGCTGCccaaatgtttctgtgtttgcaaTAGGATTTGTTCAAAAATTTGTGACAAATATAATTTGAATATGCTTAAATAAGAGAATGTTTCTGTCCATTTAAACCCGCTAGGTATATATTTTGCACTCATAAATTAATTAATCTCAGCTAAATATCTGTCAAGCTATCATTCAATCATTCTAAGGTAATCTTCACTTAGGCATCCATTTACTCTCTTAGGATTACTGAGGTCTATGCCATTAGGTCCATGcttaaaaatgcagttaaacCATGGTGCCATTAGTCCACATTTGGTAACTACATGTCATCAAGACATTGACATTTTATAAGTTAACTGCAAAATTCCCAGATACTTCTCTGGGACCAAGTTTTGTTACTTAAAAACAGCCCTGAAGGTCTCAAAATTATCACCATTTCCATTCTAtttgtacaaaaaaacccaagtgtcTAAATCCATACTCTTCACACAGGCAAAGCTCCCACTAATGTCACCAGAATCTTTACCTCCATAAAGAATCCAGAAATGCCAGTAACATTTAAGAAATATAAGTAGTCCATAGCAGAAGAAATAGGCATCCACTGAAGCCTTTATCATGTTTTTGAAaggataattatttttcagattattttgtaTGCATTTCAGTCAAAACTAGACTGTCTGCTACCCAAATCCCGAGTGAAAAATGACAAGCAGAGTTGAGCCAGAGAGGAATTTTGCCCCTACGGTCTTGTCAGAACACAAAATGCACAATGAATAATTCTAGATGGCAAtagtactttaaaaatgtcatgtcTAACCACTTTCTATTGTTGACACAATCCATATC
The Falco naumanni isolate bFalNau1 chromosome 9, bFalNau1.pat, whole genome shotgun sequence DNA segment above includes these coding regions:
- the RBP4 gene encoding retinol-binding protein 4 — its product is MAEENQREAFALSACLRAGQGQRPPEPMGITQEAVMKGPQPAACINPPPYSPSNASFVPWQGGVAKAPGLHKAFPVCHCHQHLPSRGYRNRHCLDRMAHKERALPWLLLLALALLGSSTAERDCRVSSFKVKENFDKTRYSGTWYAMAKKDPEGLFLQDNVVAQFTVDENGQMSATAKGRVRLFNNWDVCADMIGSFTDTEDPAKFKMKYWGVASFLQKGNDDHWVVDTDYDTYALHYSCRQLNEDGTCADSYSFVFSRDPKGLPPEAQKIIRQRQIDLCLDRKYRVIIHNGFCS